The DNA region GGCACAGAGGCCGCTGCAGCCACAGGTGCTGTGATCAGGCTACTTTGTTATATACCGGACACTCATTTCAGAGCAGATCACcccttcctcttcttcatcaGACACAATGAGACCAAGTCCATCCTGTTCTTTGGCAGATTCTCATCCCCTCAGTAGACGGAAGCAGCACAGGAAGATGATGTTGcaattcaaataaatacatctatgaaataaagtaaatggAGTTTTGTGTTGTGATGTTTTGCTAattataaaactgtatttttctctGGAACATTTTATTACTTAATCAGACACACACGTGTCTcttctattaaaaacaaaatgtgcttTTACAAAATAGATGGTATTTGTATAAAATCACAAGTTCTAGCAGCTTTAGAGAACATAGATACTGTGTCCTCCAGACTGAAGAGGAAACTCCAACTTATTATCAAGAGtctgcatctctgatggtatgaTGGTGCATTAGTGTCTATGAACTGGCAGTATGCTCTGGAAGGGCCCCAGCAATACTGAAAGGTATATACAGGGGTTAGAGCAACAAGTTTTTCAGGGAAGCCCTTGTTTGTTACAGTATACTAAACTGCATACTGCAGCTATTACAACAGCAACGAAAAGTGAGCAGCTAGAATCCAAGATCAGATAAAAATCTAGTAGCTGCTCTCATCACTGGCAGCTTTTTTTGAGACATGTTGTCATGATGTtcaaaaagaggttttttttgcttaaaatcaaatttttttttcagtttgtgcATCTGACATGATAcatgattttctgtgtttgacTGAGAATAACATATGGAAAAATCATTGCAGTCtgtttttatatacattttacatagtCTCTCAGCATTTTTTGAAATTGGGGTTGTATATTAAACACAGAGCATCACAGACTTTACTGATATCTGATTAATTGAACTGCTTCTGCTCTTCAGTATCAACATTTCTCAAATGATGCTCAGCCCTGCAGAGCTGTAGCACACAACACAGATATAAATGACACCATTAGTAACCTGTTCAGTCCAGATGATGTTCCAGAAGAAGAAGCCGCCCTACAACTACAATCCATGACCAAGATATGCAGATCCTGGAGCTGCCCCATGTGGGTGACCAGCTCACCATGTTCATTCTACCCAGTATCCCCCAGCGTCTagatgctggtggtggtggacGACTGAGGCTTTGAATACAGCTCCCACTGAGGTGTCCAAAGTGAAGATGGGAAGGAGGTGGGTTTCACAAGAGTAAGTCTGAAAGGGAAAATGATGGAAAGCACAGATTTTAACCAAGCAACACGGAGGCTGATTTGCTCGAAAAAGGCAGGCAAGAAGATGACTGGTCTACAGTAACGTCAGTATTGAGATTGACAGCGTGGGAAAGCGGTAGTTGTgtaaagaagagaaaagcagctgaagagaCAGAATGCACCTGGAAGGTCATCATAGGCAAGTGGAGATAAAAGAGAACCAGCAAGAAGCCTCTAGGGTCGCTGGAGGGAAGGATGGTGAATGGACAGCCTACGGAAAAGAATCTCCGTCCAAAAGGTGGCGGTAATATACCTGAagttgtttgccaaccgccatAAAaagatagaagaagaagaagaagcagctcaGGTGGAGAGAAGACAACTGACCCAAAACCTCagtaacataaaaatgaaactagATGTTATTGGTATACTGCAAAAGGACTCTAGAAGTAAACGTTATCAGAccttatttcagtttttaaaagagaaTAAATGGCTTAGGAAgatttgaggggtttttttttcttttgagcgACGTTCCAGTCACATTCcacaccagttggtggcggtaatgcaccattCAGTTCTTTGCCAACCGCCAACAAAATttagaagaagaaggaagaggaggCGAAGAGAAGAAACCGGCTTCTCTGTTCTGTGTTCTCAGCTTTCAAACAGGtaaaagaggtttttttaatGCTAGCTTATTTGTTTAACTCTGAGTTAACGAGGATTTCTAGCACTGATATGTCGCTTATAGGAAGAAAAGTAAACTTACGAGGTAATTAGTTTTTTACTTTGTCGAGTTCCAAGGAACGATGACGGCGATTACCGCCACCTAACAGCTAATCAGGTTAGCTTGTCTGAATGGTCGTGTGCGGTGTACGTGGCACATATGCAACTATATATGCACACAATCTGCTCCAGTACGGTTTTGTACGGGTCAGATCACCTCAGATAAAAATCAGGAAGCATCTAACAAATAGCACACTTTACTGCATGAAAACACAGATAAACCTGTTAGTTTTAGAAAGTTTGACGATGTTTATAGCTTGTATGTAAATCAGAGTTTCCCTGTGATTCGTCCTGTGCTGAATTGTTCATGTTCCACTACCTAGATAAACATGAGCGATCCCATGAGGGTGTTGGTGACAGGTGCATCCGGGTTGGTGGGCAGGGCCATACAGCATGTGGtgaaagaagaaggaggagccAAGGAGGGGGAGGAATGGATATTTCTGTCCTCCAAAGATGCCAACCTCATGTGAGAGTTGCTCCGCTTCAAGATAAAATGCTATCACATGTTTTGATACTATTAACCTGCTGGTGGCCTCTCCTCAGGAATATGGACCAGACCCGGGCAGTGTTTGAGAAACACCGGCCTACACACGTCATCCACCTGGCTGCTATGGTCGGAGGGCTTTTCAAGAACATGAAGTACAACCTGGACTTCTGGGTATGAGAAACCTGCTCATCTAATAAACTCATGTAATAGAAATGTTATGAATGTGTACCATCTAGATTCATGCTTGTGATGCTCATCCTGCTTTATTTACTTTCCAGAGGAACAACATCTACATCAATGACAATGTGCTGCAGGCAGCACATGAAGTGGGCGTGGTCAAGGTTGTTTCCTGCTTATCCACCTGCATCTTTCCTGATAAGACGACCTATCCTATTGACGAGACCATGGTGAGTATACCTCCCTGCTCTTTCTGTGTATCAGCGCATTTGGAAAAGAGTAGCTCACGTGCGCTTCCCTTTACTACAGATCCACAACGGTCCACCTCACAAGTCCAACTTTGGCTACGCCTATGCAAAGAGGATGATTGATGTCCACAACAGGTACGTTATATCTTCTCTGGCTTCTATGTCTCGTTTCTATATCCTCTACTGCAATGTGCTTTCTCTCAGCTCTCCCAGCTCTCAACTCCCTCCCTGGCAGGCTGGTTTAGAACAGTTCTAGCCAAGGTGACAGGAAGAGGAGACTTTGGTTAACAGGAGCAGTAAAACCAGTTCATACTATATTTTCAAGAAGTCCAGCAAGGAATTTGTTGTCTTAAAAGATCAACAAATGCAGGGTTTTTCTAAGGGGTAAAACAATCGTGATCTTGAGGCTGACCAACGTAATCCCAACAGTTTTTAGTCATACTTCTGTTTAGCATGTGTATAGTTTCACAGGACATTTGCCATATTAGTGTTTGAGAATTCTCCCATACTGCTGTGTCACCCTCGCATGATGTCTCTGCCTATTTTTAGGAAATGCATTTAAAACTTTCAGTCTCATGACATTTTTTCCTAATTTCTGTGTGTGCTTCACAGAGCGTATTTACAGCAGCATGGGCGTTGCTATACAGCTGTGATTCCCACTAATGTGTTTGGTCCTCATGACAACTTTAGCATCGAAGATGGTCATGTGCTACCAGGTCTTATACATAAAGCATACATTGCTCAAAGTGAGTTGTGAATTTTTAAGTCCCCAAAAAACCCCATCGTCATTCCAGCTTTTCTCTTTAAGCATTTACAAGTTTTTGGTGGTGTAAATGGACACGTGACTTCATCTACATGTTGTACTGTTCAGAGGAGGGGAAACCCTTGGTGGTCTGGGGCTCTGGCACACCTAGAAGACAGTTCATCTACTCTTTGGACCTGGCTCGTCTTTTCCTCTGGGTCCTGAGGGAGTATCCAGAAGTTGAGCCAATCATTCTCTCTGGTGAGTCCTCATAGACTCTATGACTATGCAATGATGATGGCAGTTTAAGGAGAAGTGTTCTTATAATGCTACATCTGTTGCTTCCAGTTGGTGAGGAAGATGAAGTGTCCAtcaaagaagcagcagaagcTGTTGTTGACGCATTGGGCTTTAAAGGAGAAGTTGTGGTATCCTTTCAGTAATGCAAGTTATTTGTTTTTGACAGTGGATTTGGAAGATTAACgttaaattcagttcagttttatttatatagcgctaaaTCATAACAGTAGtcgcctcaaagcgctttatgttgtaaggtaaagactgtAGACTACtatagagaaaaccccaacattgCTTCTTGTTGTCTCGTTGTTTCCTTTACCCGTGACATTCAGTTTGACACCAGTAAAGCAGACGGACAGTTCAAAAAGACGGCCAGCAATGCAAAGCTGTGCCGGTATCTGCCAGACTTCACTTTCACCCCCTTCAACCAAGGTGCGGCTGATGTAAAGCTTGATATTTAGATGCTATCAGTGTAAAAATTTCAAAAGACTGCATCACTTGCCTGACTTGCCTGGTTCTTTTCACTTGCAGCTTTAAAGGAAACCTGTGATTGGTTTGTTGCCAACTATGACACAGCCAGGAAGTGAGAAGACTGCCAAACAAATTGGTGCTAATTCTTGTTtcatctgctgttgtgttggtaaAGAATCTGGTGGTGGAGAGAGAGCTCGTGGaaaacaaagtgcttcacagcacaaacacaaggCAGTTGGTGTTGAGTCTTACTGTTGTTGCCCTCTTTCTGCAGCACCATGCTGTTTTGTGCTGAATGTTGGGTGTAGGACCTGGGACCCCTTTTGTGTACGTGGACTCTATTTAGCTGGATTAAATCGTGGATGATTTGTCAGAATACCAGTTTGAAAAGTATTGGACTGAAATGATGCCACTGAGCCATGGTGGCATTATTCTTGTGTGAGGAACTGGTTAGAATCCTTGTCTGTATATAAAAGGTGGGTGTAGCTGCAGGGTCTAAATTGTGAGCTAATgcagaagtgccttaaacctgcattctttataatggccagcagggggtgaCTCCTGCAATTGTAAAAAGCAGTCCAGTCATGTAGAAATCTGTGCTTATCCACGAcctgtgacctcagtaaacactttccttaTGAGCTTGAGCTCTGTAGCTAGATTTAAGTCAGTACCTTACCTCGTCACAtctggtttcaaaacaccaaattGATGATTGCAAAAATCGCAACAACTTCACTAAGCAAAGGGTAAAATCACAGTAGTGAAGTCCATCTATTATATACTGGCTATGGTTGTGATTGTGGACTCAGTGTTAGAGAAGCATTTTCAAGAGACCACTGCAAAATCATGATCATTTAGCATACTTCTGATCTTGCATTTATTGGTGCCCCCTCAGTCAATAGGAAATAATACACATATGAAATTTACTACTAGTCTGTAGTAGGAGacaaaaataatttcctttCACGGCTCAGCACagctataaaataaaattgagaaATTGTACTGCAAGGCCTTAAAGTCATCACCGCTGAATCCGTCCAGCTGCTGTGAGGAAGAGCGTTCTTCTTCTACGCCCTCTAAATTCAAGTGCTTTCAGCTCATTTTCCCATTTAGGCGCTCTTTGTATTTGCTTTTAAAAGGACGGACATTAATTGTGCTGTAGCCTATTGATTTAAAAGAAAGcttttctgccatttttctACTGTCCCTCACTACATTTTTCTCTAGTTGAATTTTAAAGGGTACTGAGCTACATGTAAGCTTagatgtttttggttttttcctTCCCTCCCAGTTTTAACTTAAGTTGCAGAGTTGCTGATTGTGGTTTCCAGTATCAGTGTTACCAGCAGGAAGAATTCAATCATCTCAGATTTAATCCAACTGTTTTAATCTAAACTAGATCATCCAGCTGATAGATCATGGGGTCCACTGTCCttcagtaaaagaaaaatgatgtcaTCATCTATTCTACGACCTGTATGAAGAGGTTTCAGAGTTTTATTCACTGTGGTAGTGTTAATCATTTCAGCTGGGAAACGGGCTGCTTCAATCTTGTAATCCAGGTGCTGGCACAACATAATTCATTCAGAAATCAGAATTGTTTTGACTTTACGTTTGTTATTGAAGGGTTTGGGATTTGAACATTTAAATTACTTGGCATTGATCCAGTTTATATAATTGAGCATTATGTGGGCTAGcggtttgggtttttgttttttaaacgaATCAgagcaaaataaatattttatatctgCAATGTGTCTCAAGTGTCCTACCCTTGATATGAAAGACATATGTCACAGAttgagatttttatttatttctgtataTGTTCATATGCCATAAAAAGATGACAAAACAAGGATTCAGTTCTGCTGGACAGCACTACTACTCGTGCTTCACTTTATAACAGACACAGAACCCTGATCTATACAGAAGTGTATAGATCAGGGTTGgggaaactccaggcctcacgggctagtgtcctgcaggttttagatgtgtccttgatccaacacagctgatttaaatggctaaattacctcctcaacatgtcttgaagttctccagaggcctggtaatgaactaattatTTGATTcgggtgtgttgacccagggtgatatcaaaaacctgcaggacatcggCCCTTGAGGAAAGTAGATCCTCATACACAAACGACTGCACCTCAAAACACTAGCCTATTTAAAAAAGTGAAGTTTGCAGATGGCATGGTGATCATGAGACTTGTGAAGGttggtgatgagtctgcataccaATGAGGGGTTAAACAGCTGAACATGCTCCTTCAGGTTTCAGGGATCCAGTCTCTGTTGCCACCTAATACAAAATTATCAAAGAGGCCCAGAAGAGGATGGACCTCCTGCACCAGCTCAGGAGCTATTGGTCCTTTTCTACTCTGCAGTAATCCAGTCTGTTTCCTGCATGTCCATCAGTGTATGAATCAAACCAAAGAGGATGAGAACAGACTACAGTGGACAAGTCAGGTCTGCAAGAAACTCTTTGGATTTGTACAAACTCAGAATTAGGAAACACCCAGATCCATCCTCTTCTAGTTCCTTCCCTTTGGTAGGTGCTAGAGAGCAGCTTTTCACAGGCCATTGCTCCCGTTGTCTCTACTAAAACGTCCACCACAGCTTTTACTGAAACAAACCATGCAGTAAATACTCTTTGGTTATACCTATATTACACATACTCAAATTCACACAGTTCTCTCCCTCCATCTACATATAGAACCAGTTACCCACCACTATGAATAGGCTATACATGTTCATCTGTGTCACATTGCTACTATTTCCATGTTCTCCTAGGTACATTGAAAGCAATAAAGAGCATGGaattaagaagaaaaaactgagCCCAGCTCCTTGAGTGTGTACATGCAGATACTCGGACAAAGCTTATTTTGAtaagagttttttcatttttattaaacacgaaaagcaaaatgaaagtctaaaaacatttaaaatatctacagACGTAGTTTTCATTCAGCAATCTTACTTGCTGGGCAGTGCAGACAGAACTTagtaaaaacaatatttcattACAGTATACAGTTTTTACAGAAAACAAGGACTGTTGAGCCTGTTAAAACTGGACATATGAGGAGTGCCCCCCTTCGTGGACTCTGCAGTACTCCTGTCCTGCCACGGCTCTCTTCTTACAggcttttcctgtttttgtgatGCCATTGCACAGCTGACGGCCTGACACTGAGCTGAaggcaggaaaaacaaagatgcCCTTTAACAATTTATATTTCCCTTTTACTCATTATAATGAGGTTATATTGGAGGGTAATTATTAATTCCACAGTTTCAAATAATAAGGTCAGTATACACTGAAACAACTCCTATAGGCCAAAAGCTCTTGGAGACTCTTACTCCTATTTATGTATGATTTCAGTGAAAACTGGTATCAGTAACATGGCAATGAACCGGCAGCTAGAATCCCTAACATGACATGCTCATTTCAAATGTCAGGGTTCCAGTTATATATACACAACCCAAAGTACATTAAATCACAGTCCATATAAACAATTTAGCCcttcaaacagaaaaaatatgtgCATGTGACTGGAGCTACTGACCTGTTGCTGACTAACGATGGAGTGGGACTTGCACTTCGTGAATCATTCCCTAAATCATGCGAGTCAGTGACTGAATCAAAAACACCTCCCAGGTTCCTCAGGGGTATATCGTCACGAAGAGCCTAAAACagatttaaattaaacaatATTTGTCTTGCTTGCCACTAGTGATGCACCGAGAATACAGTTTTTGCATTTCTGAACGCATTAACTCAGTTCGCTTACCGCTGAAGAAAGTGGCTTTGGTATAAACCTGGGAGTGGAGTGATTTGGTGTACCAATTACTGGCATAAGCCTCGACTCTGGTGTAAGCTTCCTCTGAGGTGGAGACACAGCTGATATGCCAAGTTCACCTGAACACAAACATGTTTGACAGCAAAACTGA from Pelmatolapia mariae isolate MD_Pm_ZW linkage group LG17, Pm_UMD_F_2, whole genome shotgun sequence includes:
- the LOC134646832 gene encoding GDP-L-fucose synthase-like, which gives rise to MSDPMRVLVTGASGLVGRAIQHVVKEEGGAKEGEEWIFLSSKDANLMNMDQTRAVFEKHRPTHVIHLAAMVGGLFKNMKYNLDFWRNNIYINDNVLQAAHEVGVVKVVSCLSTCIFPDKTTYPIDETMIHNGPPHKSNFGYAYAKRMIDVHNRAYLQQHGRCYTAVIPTNVFGPHDNFSIEDGHVLPGLIHKAYIAQKEGKPLVVWGSGTPRRQFIYSLDLARLFLWVLREYPEVEPIILSVGEEDEVSIKEAAEAVVDALGFKGEVVFDTSKADGQFKKTASNAKLCRYLPDFTFTPFNQALKETCDWFVANYDTARK